One window from the genome of Eucalyptus grandis isolate ANBG69807.140 chromosome 7, ASM1654582v1, whole genome shotgun sequence encodes:
- the LOC104453416 gene encoding U6 small nuclear RNA (adenine-(43)-N(6))-methyltransferase isoform X2, translating into MKNKKRRREQQPRPAIHPRNKYSENPPDFALLASLYPSFNPFVSYGRDARPRIDWTDFNATRELTRVLLLHDHGLHWWIPDGQLCPTVPNRSNYIHWIEDLLSSEIIPKINNNADNIRGFDIGTGANCIYPLLGASLLGWSFVGTDMMDVALEWAERNVKTNPQISDLIEIRKVNTCMDAVLGEDSSKEDLQCYGSKTNPSNSIGSESAPVPSSRRDDAVEENSYSGPPILFGVVRDGETFDFCMCNPPFFESMEEAGLNPKTSCGGTPQEMVCPGGEKAFITRIIEDSVRLKQSFRWYTSMVGRKSNLKSLIAKLREVGVTIVKTTEFVQGQTCRWGIAWSFVPPARQMISPYVAEKSNLSFMLEITASNDHLKGILRNKVGPLEESLGGDCEEEPPSGSDSMPCPSNDLSFRITVFQQIPGTLLVKGSLQRKDGSSSGAFSSIFQRLEGVLKQKFCREKASVAIS; encoded by the exons ATGAAGAACAAGAAGCGGAGGAGGGAGCAGCAGCCCCGACCCGCGATCCACCCGAGGAACAAGTACTCCGAGAACCCGCCCGACTTCGCCCTCCTCGCCTCCCTCTACCCTTCCTTCAACCCCTTCGTCTCCTACGGCCGCGACGCCCGACCCAGGATCGACTGGACCGACTTCAACGCCACCCGCGAGCTCACTCGGGTCTTGCTCCTCCACGACCACGGCCTCCACTG GTGGATTCCTGATGGACAACTTTGCCCTACAGTGCCCAACAGATCCAATTACATTCACTGGATTGAAGACCTTCTTTCATCTGAGATTATTCCTAAGATTAATAACAACGCAGATAATATTAGGGGATTTGACATAGGAACTGGAGCAAACTGCATTTATCCTCTTCTTGGTGCATCTCTTTTGGGGTGGAGCTTCGTTGGGACAG ATATGATGGATGTGGCATTAGAGTGGGCAGAGCGAAATGTTAAAACTAATCCACAAATTTCGGACCTAATAGAAATTAGAAAGGTCAACACCTGTATGGATGCTGTTCTTGGGGAAGATTCTTCTAAGGAGGATCTCCAATGCTATGGAAGCAAAACAAATCCTAGCAACAGCATAGGTAGTGAGTCAGCGCCTGTACCTTCCTCTAGACGTGATGATGCAGTTGAGGAAAACAGTTATTCAGGACCACCTATCCTATTTGGTGTGGTTAGGGATGGTGAGACATTTgacttctgcatgtgcaatcCTCCATTTTTCGAGTCAATGGAGGAAGCAGGTCTGAACCCAAAAACTTCTTGTGGTGGGACTCCCCAAGAGATGGTTTGTCCGGGTGGGGAGAAGGCTTTCATCACACGCATTATTGAGGATAGTGTTAGACTGAAGCAGTCTTTTCg ATGGTATACTTCAATGGTCGGTAGGAAATCAAACCTCAAGTCCCTAATTGCAAAGCTACGAGAGGTTGGGGTCACCATTGTGAAGACAACTGAATTTGTGCAGGGACAAACATGTCGATGGGGAATTGCTTGGTCTTTTGTACCTCCTGCCCGGCAGATGATATCACCTTATGTGGCTGAGAAAAGCAATCTGTCTTTCATGCTTGAG ATTACTGCATCAAATGATCATCTAAAAGGAATTTTGAGGAATAAGGTAGGGCCTCTTGAGGAATCTTTGGGTGGCGATTGTGAGGAAGAGCCACCCAGTGGCTCAGACAGTATGCCTTGTCCTTCAAATGACTTAAGTTTCCGCATAACG GTATTTCAGCAAATTCCTGGCACCCTGCTAGTAAAAGGATCATTGCAGCGTAAAGATGGCTCATCATCAG GAGCTTTTTCATCCATCTTCCAGCGGTTAGAGGGAGTCCTGAAACAAAAGTTCTGTAGAGAGAAGGCTTCTGTCGCTATTTCTTAG
- the LOC104453416 gene encoding U6 small nuclear RNA (adenine-(43)-N(6))-methyltransferase isoform X1, whose product MKNKKRRREQQPRPAIHPRNKYSENPPDFALLASLYPSFNPFVSYGRDARPRIDWTDFNATRELTRVLLLHDHGLHWWIPDGQLCPTVPNRSNYIHWIEDLLSSEIIPKINNNADNIRGFDIGTGANCIYPLLGASLLGWSFVGTDMMDVALEWAERNVKTNPQISDLIEIRKVNTCMDAVLGEDSSKEDLQCYGSKTNPSNSIGSESAPVPSSRRDDAVEENSYSGPPILFGVVRDGETFDFCMCNPPFFESMEEAGLNPKTSCGGTPQEMVCPGGEKAFITRIIEDSVRLKQSFRWYTSMVGRKSNLKSLIAKLREVGVTIVKTTEFVQGQTCRWGIAWSFVPPARQMISPYVAEKSNLSFMLEGLQRQFGAIHVLQSVESFFHETGASCKLNVHSFSADITASNDHLKGILRNKVGPLEESLGGDCEEEPPSGSDSMPCPSNDLSFRITVFQQIPGTLLVKGSLQRKDGSSSGAFSSIFQRLEGVLKQKFCREKASVAIS is encoded by the exons ATGAAGAACAAGAAGCGGAGGAGGGAGCAGCAGCCCCGACCCGCGATCCACCCGAGGAACAAGTACTCCGAGAACCCGCCCGACTTCGCCCTCCTCGCCTCCCTCTACCCTTCCTTCAACCCCTTCGTCTCCTACGGCCGCGACGCCCGACCCAGGATCGACTGGACCGACTTCAACGCCACCCGCGAGCTCACTCGGGTCTTGCTCCTCCACGACCACGGCCTCCACTG GTGGATTCCTGATGGACAACTTTGCCCTACAGTGCCCAACAGATCCAATTACATTCACTGGATTGAAGACCTTCTTTCATCTGAGATTATTCCTAAGATTAATAACAACGCAGATAATATTAGGGGATTTGACATAGGAACTGGAGCAAACTGCATTTATCCTCTTCTTGGTGCATCTCTTTTGGGGTGGAGCTTCGTTGGGACAG ATATGATGGATGTGGCATTAGAGTGGGCAGAGCGAAATGTTAAAACTAATCCACAAATTTCGGACCTAATAGAAATTAGAAAGGTCAACACCTGTATGGATGCTGTTCTTGGGGAAGATTCTTCTAAGGAGGATCTCCAATGCTATGGAAGCAAAACAAATCCTAGCAACAGCATAGGTAGTGAGTCAGCGCCTGTACCTTCCTCTAGACGTGATGATGCAGTTGAGGAAAACAGTTATTCAGGACCACCTATCCTATTTGGTGTGGTTAGGGATGGTGAGACATTTgacttctgcatgtgcaatcCTCCATTTTTCGAGTCAATGGAGGAAGCAGGTCTGAACCCAAAAACTTCTTGTGGTGGGACTCCCCAAGAGATGGTTTGTCCGGGTGGGGAGAAGGCTTTCATCACACGCATTATTGAGGATAGTGTTAGACTGAAGCAGTCTTTTCg ATGGTATACTTCAATGGTCGGTAGGAAATCAAACCTCAAGTCCCTAATTGCAAAGCTACGAGAGGTTGGGGTCACCATTGTGAAGACAACTGAATTTGTGCAGGGACAAACATGTCGATGGGGAATTGCTTGGTCTTTTGTACCTCCTGCCCGGCAGATGATATCACCTTATGTGGCTGAGAAAAGCAATCTGTCTTTCATGCTTGAG GGCCTTCAACGTCAGTTTGGTGCCATACATGTCTTGCAGTCAGTCGAATCCTTTTTCCATGAAACTGGCGCATCCTGTAAATTGAATGTACATTCATTTTCTGCCGAT ATTACTGCATCAAATGATCATCTAAAAGGAATTTTGAGGAATAAGGTAGGGCCTCTTGAGGAATCTTTGGGTGGCGATTGTGAGGAAGAGCCACCCAGTGGCTCAGACAGTATGCCTTGTCCTTCAAATGACTTAAGTTTCCGCATAACG GTATTTCAGCAAATTCCTGGCACCCTGCTAGTAAAAGGATCATTGCAGCGTAAAGATGGCTCATCATCAG GAGCTTTTTCATCCATCTTCCAGCGGTTAGAGGGAGTCCTGAAACAAAAGTTCTGTAGAGAGAAGGCTTCTGTCGCTATTTCTTAG